TTGCGATTGGTAGTGATCAACTTCTCGCTCATAATCAATCCATTCGGGAGGAGTCGCCAGGGCCTTTGGCCTGCGAAGTCAGCCCGCTCTCGGGATCTTGTTTTTTCTTACCTCGTTGCGCCTGACGGGCACAGGTTGGACAGAGGGCGTAGCTCAGCTGCGCCGGGGTGTGGCTGCCGAGATACGCCTCTACCTGGTGCCAGTAACCCTTGTCGTCGCGGATCTTCTTGCACCGCGGACACATGGGCAGCAGTCCACTCAAGGTCTTGACCTCACTTAGGCTGTGCAGCAGCTGCCCGATGATGTGTTCCCGCTCTTCATCCGCCAGGCGGTGCTCGGTCATGTCGCTGGCAATCAGATAGGTGCGCGCGTGCTCCCGCCCCGAGGGCCGGATACAACGGAGGCGGACAAAACGCCGCTTGTGGTTGCCTGCTCCAACCCAGAATTCGGCCTCGTACTCCTTCCGGCCCAGTTTCTGCGCCTCCTCGGCCAATTTGCGCAGCCGGATCTGCTCCTCCGGGGCCGCGCATTCGATGAAAAACTCGGGTCTCAGCTCACCTTCGTATCCGAAGAGCTCCCGCAGCCTGGGATTGGCATAGAGGACCTTTTCCCCTTCCACTATGGCCAGACCTTCGCTGAGACTCTCGGCCATGTGACGGAGGCGTTCCTCGCTCTGGCGCAGCGCCTGCTCCAGTCGTTGATGTTTGATTGCCAGTGCTAAGGCGCCAGCGATGCGGCCGATGCGCTTCAATTCCGAATCGCTAAATGAAGAGCCCCGGGAGATAGCTAGCACGCCCACCCTTTCTGTGCCGCACACAAGAGGCATCGTCACAAGGGGTACCAGAGATAGGAATTGATGCACCCCCGGAAGTACACGGCGGGGCACGATGCCTCTCACGCACTCTTCCATGGCCTCTTCCACCGAACGATCGTCGGCAAGGACCTGTGGGCTTTGTCCCAGCAGGACAGTACGGAAAATTCTCGAATGCTCAAGGTCGATCTTCACCGATGGGATCGGCATGCCAATCTGTTGCTCAATCTGCTTTGCCTGCGTTCGACTCAGAATTCGCTTATCCCAAATCAAGTATCGCCCATCTTCGCTGAGCAGGAAGACCCCGATGTTCTTGCACCCAAAGCTCTTCGTCAGTCCCTGGGCGAAGATGCGCAACACGCGGTGCAGCCCCAGGCTAGCGGTCACTCCGGCATTGATACGCGCCACCAGCGCCAAGTCTTCCGCCTCTTCCCTGGCTTTCTGTTCTGCGCGCCTACGTTCGGTCACGTCAGAGCCCACCGACTGCATGCCCGCCAGTCGACCCCGTTCGTCGAAAAACGCTCGGACCCGCCACTGCATCCACCGCTCCTCACCTTTGGCGTTGAGCACAATGTGCTCATGCGTGAGCGTCGGCCTGGAAGGGCGCAGGGCGAGGAAGTGATCTCTCGCAGTCTGCATATGTTCGTGGGGCATCGCCGGCATGTAGCTGGTTCCGATCAGCTCCTCAGGCTTTTTTCCAAAGTATCGACAATAGGCCTCGTTGACGAAAACGATGGTGCCGTTTGCAGTGCGGCGACAAATGAGCTCTG
This DNA window, taken from candidate division KSB1 bacterium, encodes the following:
- a CDS encoding PAS domain S-box protein; translation: ELICRRTANGTIVFVNEAYCRYFGKKPEELIGTSYMPAMPHEHMQTARDHFLALRPSRPTLTHEHIVLNAKGEERWMQWRVRAFFDERGRLAGMQSVGSDVTERRRAEQKAREEAEDLALVARINAGVTASLGLHRVLRIFAQGLTKSFGCKNIGVFLLSEDGRYLIWDKRILSRTQAKQIEQQIGMPIPSVKIDLEHSRIFRTVLLGQSPQVLADDRSVEEAMEECVRGIVPRRVLPGVHQFLSLVPLVTMPLVCGTERVGVLAISRGSSFSDSELKRIGRIAGALALAIKHQRLEQALRQSEERLRHMAESLSEGLAIVEGEKVLYANPRLRELFGYEGELRPEFFIECAAPEEQIRLRKLAEEAQKLGRKEYEAEFWVGAGNHKRRFVRLRCIRPSGREHARTYLIASDMTEHRLADEEREHIIGQLLHSLSEVKTLSGLLPMCPRCKKIRDDKGYWHQVEAYLGSHTPAQLSYALCPTCARQAQRGKKKQDPESGLTSQAKGPGDSSRMD